The Candidatus Eremiobacteraceae bacterium sequence AGGCCGTCGTAGACGTCGACAGTTTTTGATCGACGTCGGCCGCAGCAGGCGACTCGAGCCTACTCGGCCAGCGCCCGGTGCACGAACGAAATGACGATCGATCCCTCGCCCACCGCCGACGCGACGCGCTTGATGCTGCCGCCTCTAGCATCGCCGACCGCGAACACCCCAGGGAGACTCGCCTCAAGCAGATGCGGAGATCGTGCGAGCGGCCATCGGGCTGCCGCAAGATCCTCCTGTGACAGCTCCGGACCGGTCTTGATGAACCCGTCCGCATCGAGCGCCACGCAACCGCCGAGCCAGGCGGTGTTCGGCACCGCTCCCGTCATGAGGAATACGTGTCTGATGGCGTGACTGGTGATCTCACCTGTCAGGTTGTCGCGCCAGCGGACGCGCTCCAGGTGCGAGTCGCCTTCAAGCGCAACAATTTCGGTGTTCGTCCTCAGATCGATCGTTGGTATCTCTTCGATACGTCGGACCAGATAGCGTGACATGCTTTCCGCAAGACCGCTCGATCGAACGAGCATGTGAACGCGTCTGGTCGTTTGCGACAAAAATACGGCTGCCTGACCAGCTGAGTTGCCGCCACCGACAACGATTATCTCATCCCCGCCGCACAACTGCGACTCCATGAATGTAGCGCTGTAGTAAATGCCCGCGCCCTCGAACTTTGCGAGATTCTCGAGAGGCGGCCGGCGGTATTGCGCGCCGGTGGCGATGATCACTGTGCGTGCTGGAACTGGTGATCCTTCATCGATCCTTATTTCGTACGGCTTCCGTCCACATGCCAGTTCAACCGCTCCCCTTGCGATGAGGATTTCGGCGCCGAATTTCTGCGCCTGCGAATACGCGCGGCTCGCCAACTCTTGGCCCGAGATGCCCGTTGGAAATCCGAGGTAGTTCTCGATTCTGGAGCTTGAACCGGCCTGCCCTCCAGGAGAATTGGACTCGATCACCAGCGCATCGAGTCCTTCGGAGGCGGCATACACCGCGGCCGCAAGACCTGCAGGTCCGGCTCCGACGATCACCGCGTCCCGCACGTGCGCCTGATCGATGCCTTCGTTGAAACCGAGGCAGTCGGCGATTTGTTGATTGGTGGGATTGCGCAGCACCGTTGTACTGCGGCAGATGAGCACGGGTATATCGGCGGCTGCGACGTGAAATCGATCGAGCAGATCCTGTACCGCGGTGTCACGCTCGAGATCGACGTAGGCGAATGGATGTCCGTTGCGCGTGAGAAATTCTTTTATCCGCAGCGTTCCCGCAGAATATACCGAGCCCACCAATGCAACATCGCTAATGCCTTGCGCCGCCAACTCCACGCGGCGATAGATGAAGGCGCGCATCAGGATCTCGCTGATGTCGGCATCGGTTTG is a genomic window containing:
- a CDS encoding FAD-dependent oxidoreductase, yielding MKVIPPSVTASREALTFPTLTPAQIAHIATHGVVRPIERGDVLVEAGDSGIPFFVVRAGKVEIIRPSDRGDTLVVVHGPGQFTGEANTIAGRRSLTRARVSESGEAIQLTRDQLLGVVQTDADISEILMRAFIYRRVELAAQGISDVALVGSVYSAGTLRIKEFLTRNGHPFAYVDLERDTAVQDLLDRFHVAAADIPVLICRSTTVLRNPTNQQIADCLGFNEGIDQAHVRDAVIVGAGPAGLAAAVYAASEGLDALVIESNSPGGQAGSSSRIENYLGFPTGISGQELASRAYSQAQKFGAEILIARGAVELACGRKPYEIRIDEGSPVPARTVIIATGAQYRRPPLENLAKFEGAGIYYSATFMESQLCGGDEIIVVGGGNSAGQAAVFLSQTTRRVHMLVRSSGLAESMSRYLVRRIEEIPTIDLRTNTEIVALEGDSHLERVRWRDNLTGEITSHAIRHVFLMTGAVPNTAWLGGCVALDADGFIKTGPELSQEDLAAARWPLARSPHLLEASLPGVFAVGDARGGSIKRVASAVGEGSIVISFVHRALAE